The following is a genomic window from Balneolales bacterium ANBcel1.
GTCCATCTCGTTCCAACGAACAGTGTCCTTTCTGATCGATAGATCTGTACCCATGAACAGAGTTCTGTCTGTCTTTCTAATCCGGGCTTCACGGGTTTGTGACAATTCATTGATTTCATCAATAGCGCTTGCCGGTGAGTCTCGGTGCACCGTATTCGTAGTACTGCAACCTGTGATTAACCAAAGGAGAAGGAAAAAAGCTATGCAATTCAAGTTCTTAAACATGTTTTTGAGATTTTTTGAATAACAGTTTAGGGCCTTTCCCGGACTTTGTAATACTACTGACTATTATCGCTTTATAAATAACGATCTATGTATTGTTTGCACTAGTCACTAACCAGGTATAACTATGGCTATGATTGACAAAGAATAGTACGTTCGTTCCGAAAATCTACCAGGAGCAGAGCTCAGCCAAAATTGCTGATAATGAAAGTTTTGAGATTTTCCTTTTTGGTGTTGATGAATCAGAAGAATTAAAGAACCCTTGTAAGTAAGAGATTTTTACTACCGGATTGTTACAGCAGATTTTGAGTTATTAGGCAAACTTTATTATTGTAACGGTATGGTTTGGCTCCCGCCATAACCACGCTATGACAGGCTATTGGCGCACAATCAGTTCGGTTGATAGTTAACACCCAAAACCCATGATATGTTACCGGGGTTCAGGTCATTTAACAAGAGTCATGGCTCGACTTCCGAAGCCGACCTCTCGGGTAGTAACGCTCGTTGAGTATCACTTACTTACCATCAATACGTTTCACCATTACCAAGGCACTTCCTGTGCGTTTAAGGATTGCGTATGGCCCGACAATGCGACAACAAGTATGTTATACTCCGGGAAACGGGTATTCTAGCAAGTTTAAATCAGGAAGAAATTGGTAATGCTTTTGATTCTTACTGATAAGTTTTGTTTCTAAAGAAAAAGCAGTGGCCGCGATGAGCATATCATTGATTTCCACTCAATGGCTAGATCGGAATTGCTTCATCCACTCAAAGGCTTTTTGATGAAAAGAATGTCATATCTGGAGAGAAGGTTGTCAACATGCTTTAAATCCTTTTTGCATCGGCAGGTAATTCCTGGAACTGTTTTATGAGCCCTTTTTCGGACATAGAAACAAGTCACTTAATCTGTATCAATTTAAAACGACTTAATAGAAACCGGAGTATTATCATATTCTTGTCCTCAAGTGTTACGTAAACGTTTTAACGAATAAAGCTTGCCTGTGCCGCACGGGTTTCGCCAAGGCTATCAAGATACATGCCCATTGTTATCGGGTCTTTCCGGGTGTTTCTTGTAAGGATCTAATTATACCAGTTGAGGTCTGAACCGGGATTGAAGTTACTGTATTCCAAGTTATTGGCTATGACTATGCTGTCAATCACAGCTTTTTCAAGGTCGATTTCAAACGCAGTCATGACCACATTGATGGGGGTGATTTGTGAATCATTACCGGTTAGGAAAATGGGATGGGCAAACGCGATAAAACTACTGTCGCTTGACGATTCACGATAGTTCTCTGCTCCCCAATAACTTGTAAAGACTTCATTGATCGCGTATATAGGTATGATATGCGAGCTTCGTTTTCCATGCACTATAGAAACATACTGGGTGAGATCCTTACAGAAGGAATTGGTACCATTTTGTACTATCTCACAATAGTCTCCATAAAAGTGATTTTCTGAATAACAGAGGACAAATAGTAATAGAAAAACAACCCGATTTTTTTTATCCCATTATTATCCCAATTCCATGTACAACTATACCCAGATATGACTTTTTCACATGCTCTCCATAAAAAAATAGCCTTCATATTCGTCATATGAAGGCCATTCTCGTCGGGGCGACAGGATTTGAACCTGCGACCCCTTGCACCCCATGCAAGTGCGCTACCGGACTGCGCCACGCCCCGAACATCGGATCACGATGGATCCGATCTTTTTAACCAAAAAGTCCCACCGGTGCGTCAAAGATCAAAACGTAAACCGGCTTCGAGCATGCGAATGTTTCGCATCCCCAAATATACGAATTCGCAAACCGGCACACAATTTTCAATTCCCGGCCTGTTGCGCCGGATAGCAACCCAGAATTTTGAAATGTGCCGCCTTGTCCTCGATTTTTTTGAGGGCTGCGCGCATATTGGACTCCTCCCGATTGCCCTCGAGGTCAACGTAGAACAGATACTGCCAGGGCTTGCCCAGGCGGGGACGCGACTCGAGCTTGGTCATATTGATTCCGTGCTTCTCGAGCACCTTCAGGCATTTGAGCAGGGCGCCTTTTTCGTGGACGGTTGCCAGCAGCAATGATGTCTTGGCCGGAATCTGAGGATCACACACGATCGGATCCCGCGATACAATGACAAAACGGGTATAGTTTCCCGGCTGATTGGCCATGTCTTTGGCAATGATATACAGCTCGTAGAGCTCGGCGGCGTAGGAACTGGCGATCGCTGCCTGGGCGGGATCCGCATCCTCTTTGACCTTTTTTGCGGCCATGGCGGTATCGGTATAGGGATCGACCCGGCAGTGGGTCAGTTCGGCCAGAAACCGGCTGCATTGGGAGATGGCCTGCGGGTGTGAGATAATGCGTTTAACATCGGATATCTCCACCGGCCTGGTGGTCATCAGGCAGTGATTTACTTTCAGCACCTCCTCCCCGATGATATGCAGCTCCTTTTCGGCAAGTACATCGTAGGTATCGTTGATGGAGCCGGCGGTGGTATTCTCAATCGGCAGTATGGCCACATCCGTTTCGCCCTCTTCCACGGCCGCCGCCGCCTGGTGAAATGTCTTGAACCCGATGCAGCGGATGTCGTCGTAGCGTTCGGAAAAATGGCGCATGGCGGCCTGATGGCTGTATGCGCCCCGGGTTCCCTGGTAGGAGACCGAGATGGATCTCACATCCAGTTTGTTGTTCTGATGATCCAGCAGGGAATGGCTCTGAAAGCGGACCGACTGATAGATGATATCACGGAAAAGCTGTTCGGCAAAGTAGGGGTCCACTCCGGCATTTATGGCCATTTCACGTACTTTCTTCAGCAGGGCTTCCTCACGGTCGGCATCGCGAATCAGTGAACTGTCCGACAGCTTTTTGGAAAACACTTCCCTGACTACCTCCTGCCGCTGCGCCAGGGTTCGGATCAGCTGTTGGTCGAGTTGATCGATCTGCTCCCTGAACTTCAGCAGTTGTTCTTTTTTGACATCTTCCGCCATTTTTTTATCCGCCATACGTTACCCGGCCCGTTTGTTTCCTTTTGGATGCCGCCACTGCCGGTTCCTGCGGCAGCCGGCCTGAATTTCGAAAAACTCCAGGGTAAAAGATACTGAAAATACGGCCCCTAATCCTATCCCCGCATACAGCCTCACCGGTTGGCGTTCCGGCTCTGGCCGGGTCGACACCGGACTCCCTTCGCGTTCGATTTCCCATAGAGCAGCGGTGCATGCCGGGGTTTCAGTAATCAAACCGCCACATGAGATCCACGCCACTGCGGAAGTCATCACTTGCGGTGAATATGAGCTCGAGGTTACGGGTAATCAGGTACTCCACCAGAACCTGGCGCCCGGCTTCGGTGCCTCCCAGTTCCTGAAGAAACGCAACAAACAGCCGGTCGGACACAAACTTGCCCGCCTTGATACTGGTGCCGCTTTCGCCACCTCTTCTGGTATTCTCTATTTCGATCACGTCAATGCCAAGCCGGTCGGCGGCAAGAGTTTCAATCCGGTCGATCAGAATATCCACAGCGATGTTGGTAGCCATGCTTCCGTCTGACCGGCCCGACACGGTCTGCTCCCACCCGGCAAGCGCATGAAACGGGCGTCCGAACAGGGTATAGCTGATGATGTCCTGCAGCTCCATTTCCGGTTCACTTTCGTACTCGAACTCGGGGTCGGAGATCGTACCGGTAATCAGATAATAGATCCGGATGGTTTCATACTGCTGCCTCGGTTCGTAAAGCGTCCGTATATTCAGGGCGGGGTTCGTCGGGTCCCCGCTGAAGGTAATATCACCACGTTCCAGGCGAAAACGCTTGTTGAAGGTGGTAACGTGGCCCGATGCGACCCCCATATCGCCGAACACTTCAATCTCTTCGAACGGCTGTTTCAGCAGATCGAGTTCGCCACGCAGTGCCAGGTTTACTTCCGGATCGCGGCGATTCCTGACAAACGCGTTTCGGTCCACAGAAAACCGGAGTTCCATTTCGAGGCGTTCAAAAAAGTCGGGGCCGTCGGGCAGGCCCTCTTCTTCCTCTTCCAGGATCACTTCCTCCACCTCCCTTTCGCCGAAGTCATCAAGAAAAATCGCACCGCGTTCCCATTGAACACGGCCGGCCAGTTTCGGCTCATCCAGGGATCCGGTCAGTTGAATATTCAGCCCCGTAAAAATATCCAGGTCACGTGTGTTAAATGCCCGGAAGTTCGAGGCGCTGAAAGCGAGGTCGAGTTCGTCCGGGGCAAACCGGTTCAGCGCGATGGTTCCCGAGCCTGTCAATGAGCCGCTGCTCTGCACTCTGAGGCGGCGAATTTCGATGATCCCCGGCTCGAGGTCCACGTCCAGGGCCATTCGCTGCAAAGTGATATTATTGGGCACCAGGCGAACTTCCCCTCCGGAAAAACGGATGGATCCTTCCATAACGGGATCTTCCAGGCTACCGCTTATCTCCACATCGGCGTCGAGCCTTCCCCGGAGGTTGCGCAGCAATTCGGGATCGAGGAAATCATTCAGTGCTGCCAGATCAAACTCTGAAGTGGTAACAGAGACATCCAGCGGATCATCGGGACGGGGACCATCGAAAGTGAAGTTGGGTATGTCAATATGGAGCGGAACGGTGCCATTAACATCCGCGGCCAGCTGGCCAAGGGAATAGACTCTGGAAAGGAGCTGGATATCATTGCGGGCGTGGTCATAATCCCAGCTTACAAAAAGTGTGTCCATGGCTACGCCGGAGAGAGAACCGCTTTGCAGACGAAGTTCTCCGATCAGTTCGGGTTCACCCGCCTCTCCGGACAACTCCGTATGGAATGAAAACAACCCGTCCATACCTTCCAGGCCAAGTTCTGCAAGCATTTCCTCAAACAGGGAAAGATCGATTTCATCGACAGTCACATGACCGCTGATCTCTTCCTTAAAAAAGTGTTGAGGCTGATTATCAAATCGATAGGGGTCGAACGGGAGAGAGAACTCCGACCATAGCAGCTCGTCACCTTC
Proteins encoded in this region:
- the pheA gene encoding prephenate dehydratase, producing MADKKMAEDVKKEQLLKFREQIDQLDQQLIRTLAQRQEVVREVFSKKLSDSSLIRDADREEALLKKVREMAINAGVDPYFAEQLFRDIIYQSVRFQSHSLLDHQNNKLDVRSISVSYQGTRGAYSHQAAMRHFSERYDDIRCIGFKTFHQAAAAVEEGETDVAILPIENTTAGSINDTYDVLAEKELHIIGEEVLKVNHCLMTTRPVEISDVKRIISHPQAISQCSRFLAELTHCRVDPYTDTAMAAKKVKEDADPAQAAIASSYAAELYELYIIAKDMANQPGNYTRFVIVSRDPIVCDPQIPAKTSLLLATVHEKGALLKCLKVLEKHGINMTKLESRPRLGKPWQYLFYVDLEGNREESNMRAALKKIEDKAAHFKILGCYPAQQAGN